One Kallotenue papyrolyticum genomic window carries:
- the dusB gene encoding tRNA dihydrouridine synthase DusB, whose translation MPNEFHNLPDSYQIGPITIRPNIVLAPMAGVTDSVFRRLLLSLGGLGLVTTEMTNAASVTPKAMARHRLLDYLPEERPIAMQLSGSEPELVAEAAKRVEALGADIIDFNCGCPSPKVTGGGHGSALLRDLPKLSRLLRTLRQAVSIPVTLKFRAGWDEHSLNYVETAKVAEDAGIAAIALHPRTKVQGYSGVADWSRVAETKRAVSIPVIGSGDVKTAEDALRRLKETGVDGVMIGRGAMANPWIFLQVQQLRNGEPVFQPQPADKEWFLLRYQQMLLEYMPEHQAVGKLKQLIGQFHVGLPGSAQLRRDVQHAKSWQEQREIIQRFFDPFIHGSAVAAPEEETPEELRDALVES comes from the coding sequence ATGCCAAACGAGTTTCACAACCTACCGGACAGCTACCAGATCGGGCCGATCACCATCCGGCCCAACATCGTCCTGGCGCCGATGGCCGGCGTCACCGACTCAGTCTTTCGGCGGCTGCTGCTGTCGCTGGGCGGCCTGGGCCTGGTCACCACCGAAATGACCAACGCCGCCAGCGTGACGCCCAAGGCCATGGCGCGCCATCGGCTGCTGGACTATCTGCCCGAAGAACGACCGATCGCCATGCAGCTCTCCGGCAGCGAGCCGGAGCTGGTGGCCGAGGCCGCCAAGCGCGTTGAAGCACTGGGCGCCGATATCATCGACTTCAACTGCGGCTGCCCTTCGCCCAAGGTCACCGGTGGTGGCCACGGCTCGGCCCTGCTGCGCGATCTGCCCAAGCTCAGCCGCCTCCTGCGCACGCTGCGCCAGGCGGTGTCGATCCCGGTGACGCTCAAGTTCCGCGCCGGCTGGGATGAGCACTCGCTCAATTATGTCGAGACGGCCAAAGTCGCCGAAGACGCAGGCATTGCCGCCATCGCCCTGCATCCGCGCACCAAGGTACAGGGCTATAGCGGCGTGGCCGACTGGAGCCGCGTTGCCGAAACCAAACGCGCCGTTAGCATCCCGGTGATCGGCTCGGGCGATGTCAAAACCGCCGAAGATGCCCTGCGGCGGCTCAAGGAAACCGGCGTGGACGGCGTGATGATCGGGCGCGGGGCGATGGCCAACCCGTGGATCTTCCTGCAGGTGCAGCAACTGCGCAACGGCGAGCCGGTCTTCCAGCCGCAGCCCGCCGACAAAGAGTGGTTCCTGCTGCGCTACCAGCAGATGCTGCTGGAATACATGCCCGAACATCAGGCCGTCGGCAAGCTCAAGCAGTTGATCGGCCAGTTCCACGTCGGGCTGCCGGGCTCGGCCCAGCTACGCCGCGATGTGCAGCACGCCAAAAGCTGGCAGGAGCAGCGCGAGATCATCCAACGCTTCTTCGATCCGTTCATCCATGGGAGCGCCGTCGCCGCGCCCGAAGAAGAAACACCCGAAGAGCTACGCGACGCGCTGGTCGAGTCCTAA
- the dcd gene encoding dCTP deaminase, with the protein MTIKSDRWIKRMALEHGMIEPFEERQVRQGVISYGLSSYGYDIRVADEFKIFTNVNSAIVDPKNFDSRSFVDFRGDVCIIPPNSFALARTIEYFRIPRDILTICVGKSTYARCGIIVNVTPFEPEWEGFVTLEISNTTPLPAKIYANEGIAQVLFFQSDEACEISYRDKAGKYQYQQGLVLPKL; encoded by the coding sequence ATGACGATCAAATCCGATCGCTGGATCAAACGCATGGCACTCGAACACGGCATGATCGAGCCGTTCGAGGAACGACAGGTGCGCCAGGGCGTTATTTCCTACGGCCTTTCGTCGTATGGCTACGATATCCGCGTCGCGGATGAGTTCAAAATCTTCACCAACGTCAACTCAGCCATTGTCGATCCAAAGAACTTCGACTCACGATCGTTTGTTGATTTTCGAGGCGATGTCTGCATCATTCCACCAAACTCATTCGCTTTAGCGCGCACCATCGAGTATTTTCGCATCCCGCGCGATATTCTAACCATTTGCGTAGGAAAATCAACATACGCGCGCTGTGGTATTATCGTAAACGTAACCCCTTTCGAGCCTGAATGGGAGGGTTTTGTTACGCTTGAAATCAGCAATACCACACCGCTTCCGGCCAAAATCTACGCCAACGAAGGCATTGCCCAGGTTCTGTTTTTCCAGTCTGATGAAGCGTGCGAGATCAGCTACCGCGACAAAGCCGGCAAATACCAGTATCAGCAGGGCCTGGTCCTGCCGAAATTGTGA
- a CDS encoding bifunctional heptose 7-phosphate kinase/heptose 1-phosphate adenyltransferase — MSAAMFQTDAILAAFARRRVLVVGDVFLDEYVFGQATRLSREAPIPVLEFVRRSYIPGGAANPASNIAALGAQALLAAVVGADAEGNQLLALLRQAGVDPACVLIDTARPTTVKTRIVSESSLRFSQQLARIDRIDRTPIDNERVAQLLERIEACLPQVDAVLCSDYLSGLLTPALVERLAQRCARHGVLLTVDAQGELAKYAGAGLLRCNNDEAAAYLRRAISSEEDYRQAMADLLAALQPELLIVTRGRDGLSIQGRALPYHHIPAHRVEAADTTGAGDTFSAIMTLGLASRLDPLLAARIANYAAGLVVRRLGNAVVPPAELAPGIALALAEEHADA; from the coding sequence ATGTCCGCTGCCATGTTCCAGACCGACGCGATTCTGGCCGCCTTTGCCCGCCGGCGGGTGCTGGTCGTCGGCGATGTATTTCTGGACGAATACGTCTTCGGCCAGGCGACGCGCCTCTCGCGCGAAGCGCCGATTCCGGTGCTGGAGTTTGTCCGCCGCAGCTACATCCCCGGCGGGGCGGCCAATCCGGCCAGCAACATCGCCGCACTCGGCGCGCAGGCGCTACTGGCAGCCGTCGTCGGCGCCGATGCCGAGGGCAACCAGCTCCTGGCACTGCTGCGGCAGGCCGGCGTCGATCCCGCCTGCGTGTTGATCGACACGGCGCGACCAACCACGGTTAAGACGCGCATCGTCTCCGAGAGTTCGCTGCGCTTTTCGCAGCAATTGGCGCGCATCGATCGCATCGACCGCACGCCGATCGACAACGAGCGCGTAGCGCAGTTGCTGGAGCGCATCGAGGCCTGCCTGCCGCAGGTAGATGCCGTGCTCTGCTCGGACTACCTCAGCGGGCTGCTCACGCCCGCGCTGGTGGAGCGCCTGGCGCAGCGCTGCGCCCGCCACGGCGTGCTGCTGACGGTGGATGCCCAGGGCGAGCTGGCCAAATACGCCGGCGCGGGCCTGCTGCGCTGCAACAACGACGAAGCGGCGGCCTATCTGCGCCGCGCGATCAGCAGCGAGGAGGACTACCGCCAGGCCATGGCCGATCTGCTGGCCGCGCTGCAGCCTGAACTATTGATCGTCACGCGCGGACGCGACGGCCTGTCGATCCAGGGACGCGCGCTACCCTATCACCATATTCCGGCGCACCGCGTCGAAGCCGCCGACACCACCGGCGCGGGCGACACTTTCAGCGCGATCATGACCCTGGGCCTGGCCAGCCGGCTCGATCCGCTGCTGGCGGCGCGCATCGCCAACTACGCCGCCGGCCTGGTG